In one window of Prevotella sp. E13-17 DNA:
- a CDS encoding endonuclease MutS2, whose translation MIYPNNYEHKIGFEDIRSLLRGHCLSSLGREKVDEVHFSDSANEVNEWLEQIREFRRLQETKDDFPLQYFFDVREAVTRIRMSGTHFEEQELFDLRRSLETICNIVAYLNKDGEEKGETTTYPYPALQRLTTGITTFPAMIRRIDSIIDKYGKVKDGATMTLASIRHELAKTEGSISRTLYSILHSAQREGLVDKDAAPTIRDGRLMIPIAPGLKRKISGIVHDESATGKTVFIEPTEVVEANNRVRELEAEERREIIRILTVFSDEVRPHVKDILASYQFLAQIDLIRAKAELAKAQKAYEPTVADTPHIDWIQAVHPLLAHSLEKQNKKVVPLDVTLLGSMKNAEGASILIISGPNAGGKSVCLKTVGLLQYMLQCGLSIPLSERSACGIFKNIMIDIGDEQSIEDDLSTYSSHLMNMKQMIRNCNEHTLLLIDEFGGGTEPLIGGAIAEAVLRQFWKRHAFAIITTHYQNLKHFADDHKGVVNGAMLYDRHQMKALFQLSIGQPGSSFAIEIARNTGLPEEVINDASEIVGTEYIQSDKYLQDIVRDKRYWEGKRQTIHQHEKRLEQKGERLEASIEEIEQERKQILRRAKEQAEELLAQTNKKIENAIREIREQQAEKEATRRIREELESFKQQVTDIDTRANDEMIERKMRQIQERKKRKEEKKKKAALSDATADAIAQSLKTPNATQAPTASAPITVGSTVRIKGLTSLGDVEKIDGKMATVIFGGMRTKMRTDRLETVSEQEKAKAKANAEQAANKHEGLTIKTSRMTRNTIDERKTNFRQDIDVRGMRGDEAINAVTYFIDDAILMGVSSVRILHGTGSGILRQLIRQYLATVPNVSHFRDEHVQFGGAGITVVELD comes from the coding sequence ATGATTTATCCGAATAATTACGAACATAAAATTGGGTTCGAAGACATTCGTTCGCTCTTGCGCGGCCATTGTCTCAGCTCATTGGGACGTGAGAAAGTTGACGAGGTACATTTCTCTGATTCTGCCAATGAGGTGAACGAATGGCTGGAACAGATTCGCGAGTTCCGCCGACTGCAAGAGACCAAAGACGACTTTCCACTACAATATTTCTTCGATGTGCGTGAGGCTGTGACACGCATCCGCATGTCGGGCACCCACTTTGAAGAGCAAGAACTCTTCGACCTGCGACGTTCGTTGGAGACCATCTGCAACATCGTAGCATACTTGAATAAGGACGGCGAGGAAAAAGGCGAGACAACGACCTACCCCTACCCCGCCCTGCAACGACTGACGACCGGCATCACGACATTTCCTGCCATGATTCGTCGCATCGATTCCATTATTGATAAATACGGAAAAGTAAAGGATGGTGCCACCATGACGCTGGCCAGCATCCGCCACGAGCTGGCCAAGACCGAAGGCAGCATCTCGCGAACCTTATATAGTATATTGCATAGTGCCCAGCGCGAAGGGCTGGTAGATAAAGATGCAGCCCCAACGATACGCGACGGTCGCCTGATGATACCTATTGCCCCAGGACTGAAACGCAAGATCAGCGGCATCGTGCACGACGAGAGTGCCACCGGAAAGACCGTCTTTATCGAGCCCACAGAAGTGGTGGAGGCCAACAACCGAGTCCGCGAGCTGGAAGCCGAGGAACGCCGCGAGATTATACGCATCCTCACTGTATTCTCTGACGAGGTTCGTCCTCACGTGAAAGACATCCTCGCCTCGTACCAGTTTCTTGCCCAGATAGACCTCATCAGGGCAAAGGCAGAGTTAGCTAAAGCACAGAAAGCCTACGAGCCAACCGTTGCCGACACGCCACACATTGACTGGATCCAAGCCGTACACCCGTTGTTGGCTCACTCTTTAGAGAAGCAAAACAAGAAGGTTGTGCCGCTGGATGTCACCCTGCTTGGCAGTATGAAAAACGCCGAAGGTGCTTCCATCCTCATCATATCCGGTCCGAATGCGGGCGGAAAATCGGTTTGTCTGAAGACCGTGGGACTGTTACAGTACATGTTGCAGTGCGGTCTGAGCATCCCTTTGAGCGAGCGTTCTGCTTGTGGCATCTTCAAGAACATCATGATAGACATTGGCGACGAGCAGAGCATCGAAGACGACCTGTCAACCTACTCCAGCCATCTGATGAACATGAAACAGATGATTCGCAACTGCAACGAGCACACCCTGCTGCTGATCGACGAGTTTGGCGGTGGAACTGAGCCACTGATTGGCGGTGCCATAGCCGAGGCCGTGTTGCGACAGTTCTGGAAAAGACATGCCTTTGCCATCATCACCACTCACTATCAGAACCTGAAGCACTTTGCCGATGATCACAAAGGAGTGGTCAACGGCGCCATGCTCTACGACCGTCATCAGATGAAAGCACTCTTCCAACTGAGCATCGGTCAGCCTGGCTCATCGTTTGCCATTGAGATAGCCCGCAACACAGGACTGCCCGAGGAGGTGATCAACGATGCCTCAGAGATTGTTGGAACAGAATATATCCAGAGCGACAAGTACCTGCAAGACATTGTCCGCGACAAGCGCTACTGGGAAGGCAAGCGCCAAACCATCCATCAGCACGAGAAACGACTGGAGCAGAAAGGCGAGAGACTGGAGGCAAGCATCGAAGAGATAGAGCAAGAGCGCAAACAGATTCTGCGCCGTGCCAAGGAACAAGCCGAGGAACTGCTGGCCCAGACCAACAAGAAGATAGAGAACGCCATCCGCGAGATTCGCGAGCAACAAGCCGAGAAAGAGGCCACACGCCGTATCCGCGAGGAACTGGAGTCCTTCAAACAGCAGGTCACCGACATCGACACACGTGCCAACGACGAGATGATAGAACGCAAGATGCGCCAAATACAAGAGCGCAAGAAGCGAAAGGAAGAGAAGAAGAAGAAAGCTGCCCTCTCTGACGCCACGGCAGATGCCATTGCACAATCACTCAAGACGCCAAACGCTACCCAAGCGCCCACAGCGTCGGCTCCCATCACCGTCGGCAGCACCGTGCGTATCAAAGGGCTCACCTCACTGGGAGATGTCGAGAAGATCGATGGCAAAATGGCTACCGTCATCTTTGGCGGCATGCGAACCAAGATGCGAACAGACCGCCTGGAGACGGTTTCGGAACAAGAAAAGGCCAAAGCTAAAGCCAATGCCGAGCAAGCTGCCAACAAGCACGAAGGACTGACCATCAAGACCTCGCGCATGACACGCAACACCATCGACGAGCGCAAGACCAACTTCCGCCAGGATATCGACGTCCGCGGTATGCGTGGCGACGAAGCCATCAATGCCGTCACCTATTTTATCGACGACGCCATCCTGATGGGCGTGTCGAGCGTACGCATTCTACATGGTACAGGCAGCGGTATTC